One Pseudomonas entomophila genomic window carries:
- a CDS encoding RHS repeat-associated core domain-containing protein, producing MTDAKKREAQVAVAPLNTIDAKDVGRGAAAFDAWLQSVSGGYVTLERIKTVAGALPVVGNIMALVDALGDVVTLVKSKNRQLLDWVSLGINLIGVLPAPPTMAAARMSLRPTLFLVRQELRNSAKMLLGDSLIQVLIGHLNATIAGTIDDFVAKAQPKIASILADAGALGTKMTNEIATGLEKVVKGQLDAKGDRDKAGKQMSAAADKLLNDPKAAFSNFFGAVHSAYKAAGKGLANSATSKLLPDQIKAKVLANTSQLRALGPEMARQFAKLADPATQMSIGWMLTVLGGAVKGFRKRNKNGQPGVSKPGTTTRVERAKTKGELGTSSSQHPPLNATSPLSCNCPAEPEDNTGSRISFALGSEFIIHTDFNLPGAFPIEWQRVYHSRLAEYDQGNLGARWVTSFTTRLDVVGKGVVFLDRDGRSHEFTLPKIGKAVFNAIEDLLLTRISEHELVISRGFERREHYLCVGGCYYLQKITLQNGAGCMLHYEHHHDGRPVLSDIISFQDDISQIHRHLGTLIDGQGHITGLWEMRDGQPLRQLCAYHYDDQGDLIAAQDEHGAAWHYQYQSHLVTRYTDRTGRGMNLEWDGSHAHAKAIREWADDGSFDTRLEWDEHIRLTYVTDAHGQETWYYYDILGYLYRVRHPDERSEWLFRDERKKLERHVHPDGSEDRFSYDEQGNMLVHVRADHSQVHYAYDDRRRPIRIRDAEGGVWERHYDLKGNLSETIDPLGNKTEFSHTPSGLVKAIKDANGNEKKLAYNDAGQLVEYTDCSGKTSQWAYNTLGQLVLFTDAAGYETAYEYKGGEVSRIIHPDKTDERFEHDAEGRLQAHVDALDRCTTWSYNAAGLLAERVDAAEHTLRYRWDKLGRLVGLENENESKAQFLYDPVGRLLQETGFDGLITRYHYDSNTGRLTCTEMGQRRIDLEFDAVGRLLSRSAHLGEQHQEESFSYDGNGSLIQAINGASKLQWFHDAAGNVTREHQFYLASGTPMVAVWQHEYDVLNERVATIRPDGHKLSWLTYGSGHLLGMKLDQHELIAYERDDLHREVVRHQGNKLVQTQAWDAAGRLQGQLLGRDDGGTTLLKREYRYDAVGQLTDVHDTRRGHLAYQYDPVGRLLQATSRLGVETFAFDPAGNLLDEKTQQLNRPLEGDPRRNKLMDNLLREYAGTHYTYDERGNLTQRLRNGERARLQWDLFDRLTRYDDEKVSVEFAYDALGRRLHKHSAAHYQDDPRAGSGWNQMQRAKRQRDLGCGFTLYGWDGDTLAWESSPPQDEGDTGRTVHYLYEPDGFVPVAQAVRKSPVRLHKIPDWSQRDYDFDADPLWQYETKPNPIDVLAWYHCDHLGTPMELTDHNGEMAWAGQYKAWGEVKEERSTWAIQQGLTNPIRFQGQYHDQETGLYYNLNRYYDPRVGRFISQDPIGFAGGLNLFAYAPNPVEWVDPLGLAKRKRPPSQYAKRDGDGATPAQMKASKKGGGTRQGQAACRKKLIQKAKANSGGVYTCWRCGHTSTNPDDMHLGHKNVPTSKGGNLAPVNTDLEGASCNLSAGNSGYVKEGMSCVERGSCGAPYGR from the coding sequence ATGACCGACGCCAAGAAACGCGAAGCCCAGGTCGCCGTCGCCCCGCTCAACACCATCGACGCCAAGGACGTCGGCCGTGGCGCCGCCGCCTTCGACGCCTGGCTGCAGTCGGTCAGCGGCGGCTACGTCACCCTCGAACGCATCAAGACCGTAGCCGGCGCGCTGCCGGTGGTGGGCAATATCATGGCCCTGGTCGATGCCTTGGGCGACGTGGTGACCCTGGTCAAGAGCAAGAACCGCCAGTTGCTCGACTGGGTGAGCCTGGGCATCAACCTGATCGGCGTGCTGCCGGCGCCACCGACCATGGCCGCGGCGCGCATGAGCCTGCGCCCGACCCTGTTCCTGGTGCGCCAGGAGCTGCGCAACAGCGCCAAGATGCTGCTGGGCGATTCGCTGATCCAGGTGCTGATCGGTCACCTCAACGCGACCATTGCCGGGACCATCGACGATTTCGTGGCCAAGGCCCAACCGAAGATCGCTAGCATCCTCGCCGACGCCGGTGCGCTAGGCACCAAGATGACCAACGAGATCGCCACTGGCCTTGAGAAAGTGGTCAAGGGCCAGTTGGATGCCAAGGGCGATCGCGACAAGGCGGGCAAGCAGATGTCGGCTGCCGCCGACAAACTGCTCAACGACCCCAAGGCCGCATTCAGCAACTTCTTCGGTGCGGTGCACAGCGCCTACAAGGCGGCAGGCAAGGGGCTGGCCAACAGTGCCACCAGCAAGCTGCTGCCGGATCAGATCAAAGCCAAGGTCTTGGCCAACACCAGTCAACTACGCGCGCTGGGACCGGAGATGGCCCGACAGTTTGCCAAGCTGGCGGACCCTGCCACGCAGATGAGCATCGGCTGGATGTTGACAGTGCTGGGCGGGGCGGTGAAGGGCTTCCGCAAGCGCAACAAGAACGGGCAGCCGGGGGTGAGCAAGCCGGGGACCACTACGCGGGTCGAACGTGCGAAGACTAAAGGGGAGTTAGGTACAAGTAGCTCACAGCATCCTCCACTCAATGCGACCAGTCCTTTGAGTTGCAATTGCCCTGCGGAGCCAGAAGACAACACGGGCAGTCGGATCAGCTTCGCCCTAGGCTCGGAGTTCATCATCCACACTGACTTCAACCTTCCTGGGGCATTTCCCATCGAATGGCAGAGGGTCTATCACTCACGATTGGCCGAATACGACCAAGGAAATTTGGGGGCCCGCTGGGTCACCAGTTTTACCACGCGCCTTGATGTAGTAGGTAAAGGAGTGGTGTTTCTGGATCGAGATGGCCGCAGCCATGAATTTACTTTGCCCAAGATCGGCAAGGCTGTTTTCAACGCAATTGAAGACTTGCTGCTGACTCGTATCAGTGAGCATGAATTGGTCATCAGTCGGGGCTTCGAGCGGCGCGAGCACTACCTCTGTGTTGGCGGTTGCTACTACCTGCAGAAAATTACTTTGCAGAATGGTGCTGGTTGCATGCTGCATTACGAGCACCATCATGATGGGCGTCCAGTACTGTCGGACATCATCTCCTTCCAAGACGATATCTCACAGATTCACCGGCACTTGGGCACGCTGATCGATGGGCAGGGACACATCACTGGTTTGTGGGAGATGCGTGATGGCCAGCCACTACGACAATTGTGTGCTTACCACTATGACGACCAGGGAGACCTGATTGCCGCGCAAGATGAGCATGGCGCGGCTTGGCACTACCAATATCAGAGTCATCTGGTAACTCGATATACCGATCGCACCGGTCGTGGCATGAATCTCGAGTGGGATGGCAGTCATGCTCATGCCAAGGCGATTCGCGAATGGGCTGATGACGGCAGTTTTGACACGCGACTGGAGTGGGACGAGCACATTCGTCTCACCTACGTTACCGACGCCCATGGCCAAGAGACTTGGTACTACTACGATATTCTCGGTTACTTGTATCGCGTCCGGCATCCGGATGAGCGTTCTGAATGGTTGTTCCGGGACGAACGAAAGAAGCTTGAGCGTCATGTTCATCCTGATGGCAGTGAAGATCGATTCAGCTATGACGAGCAGGGCAACATGCTTGTGCACGTTCGTGCTGATCACAGCCAAGTGCATTACGCCTATGATGACCGGCGCCGTCCGATTCGCATCCGTGACGCGGAAGGCGGTGTATGGGAACGCCATTATGATCTGAAGGGAAATCTCAGCGAGACAATTGATCCGCTGGGCAACAAGACTGAGTTTTCCCATACCCCGTCGGGTTTGGTTAAAGCAATCAAAGATGCGAACGGCAATGAGAAGAAACTTGCTTATAACGATGCAGGACAACTGGTCGAGTACACGGATTGTTCCGGAAAGACCAGCCAATGGGCCTACAACACGTTAGGTCAGCTCGTATTGTTCACTGATGCTGCAGGCTACGAAACGGCCTACGAATACAAAGGAGGCGAGGTCTCCAGGATCATTCACCCGGACAAGACGGACGAGCGTTTCGAGCACGATGCCGAGGGGCGCCTTCAGGCTCATGTCGATGCACTTGATCGTTGCACGACCTGGTCCTACAACGCAGCGGGCTTGCTAGCGGAACGTGTCGATGCCGCCGAGCATACCCTGCGCTATCGTTGGGACAAACTAGGACGGCTGGTGGGTCTTGAAAATGAGAACGAAAGCAAGGCTCAGTTCCTGTACGACCCTGTGGGAAGGCTTCTACAGGAAACGGGTTTTGATGGTCTGATTACCCGTTATCACTATGATTCGAACACTGGGCGGCTGACCTGCACTGAGATGGGGCAGCGTCGAATCGATCTTGAATTCGACGCGGTTGGAAGGCTTTTATCCCGCAGTGCCCATTTGGGGGAGCAGCATCAAGAGGAGAGTTTCTCCTATGATGGCAACGGCAGTCTTATCCAAGCCATCAATGGTGCGAGCAAGCTGCAATGGTTCCACGATGCAGCAGGCAATGTGACCCGCGAACACCAGTTCTATCTGGCCAGTGGAACACCGATGGTTGCAGTGTGGCAGCACGAATACGATGTACTGAACGAGCGTGTGGCGACGATTAGGCCCGATGGCCACAAGCTCAGCTGGTTGACCTACGGCAGTGGCCACTTGCTGGGCATGAAACTGGACCAGCATGAATTGATTGCCTATGAGCGAGACGACTTGCACCGTGAAGTCGTTCGACATCAGGGTAATAAGCTGGTGCAGACCCAGGCTTGGGATGCTGCTGGCCGCCTTCAGGGGCAGTTGCTTGGACGTGATGATGGCGGGACGACACTGCTCAAGCGTGAATATCGTTACGACGCTGTTGGTCAGTTAACAGATGTCCATGATACCCGCCGTGGACATTTGGCATATCAATACGATCCGGTAGGAAGACTTTTGCAGGCGACCAGCCGACTGGGTGTGGAAACGTTCGCCTTCGACCCTGCTGGTAACTTGCTCGACGAAAAGACCCAGCAACTGAATCGTCCGCTGGAAGGTGATCCTCGACGCAACAAGCTGATGGACAACCTGCTGCGTGAATACGCCGGTACTCACTATACATACGATGAGCGAGGTAACCTGACCCAGCGACTGCGCAATGGTGAGCGCGCTCGATTGCAATGGGATTTGTTTGATCGCCTGACCCGCTACGATGATGAAAAGGTCAGTGTCGAATTTGCCTATGACGCGTTGGGGCGGCGTTTGCACAAACACTCCGCAGCTCACTATCAAGATGACCCACGTGCCGGTAGCGGTTGGAACCAGATGCAAAGGGCGAAGCGTCAGCGCGACTTGGGTTGTGGGTTTACGCTGTACGGTTGGGACGGCGACACACTCGCATGGGAAAGCTCACCGCCGCAGGATGAAGGTGACACAGGCCGTACAGTTCACTACCTGTATGAACCCGACGGTTTTGTCCCTGTGGCTCAGGCCGTCCGCAAGAGCCCTGTGCGCCTGCACAAGATCCCTGACTGGAGTCAACGCGACTATGACTTCGATGCGGACCCCCTGTGGCAGTACGAAACAAAGCCAAATCCGATTGATGTACTTGCCTGGTACCACTGTGATCACCTTGGTACGCCGATGGAGCTTACCGATCACAATGGTGAAATGGCATGGGCTGGCCAATACAAGGCGTGGGGCGAGGTCAAGGAGGAGCGCTCGACGTGGGCCATCCAGCAGGGGCTGACAAATCCGATTCGTTTCCAGGGGCAGTATCACGATCAGGAAACGGGCCTGTATTACAACCTCAATCGATACTATGATCCCCGAGTAGGTCGATTCATCAGTCAGGATCCTATTGGCTTTGCGGGCGGGTTGAACCTGTTTGCCTATGCGCCAAACCCCGTGGAATGGGTCGACCCTCTTGGATTAGCTAAAAGGAAAAGACCACCTTCCCAGTACGCGAAACGAGATGGTGATGGTGCGACACCCGCGCAAATGAAAGCGAGCAAGAAGGGTGGCGGCACGCGACAAGGTCAAGCAGCTTGCCGCAAGAAACTGATCCAGAAGGCTAAGGCCAACTCGGGTGGGGTCTACACTTGCTGGCGTTGTGGACACACCTCCACCAACCCGGACGATATGCACCTTGGCCATAAGAACGTACCGACCTCCAAAGGGGGCAACCTGGCGCCGGTCAACACCGACCTGGAAGGGGCTTCATGTAACTTGAGTGCAGGCAACAGTGGTTACGTTAAAGAAGGAATGTCATGTGTTGAACGAGGAAGCTGTGGAGCACCTTATGGGCGATAG
- a CDS encoding DUF4265 domain-containing protein codes for MGDSEQTVLIKVFVADDDGPVYEELPALQKGPSTYELLSSPGLALNLAKGDLVSIIDPNTPAQVLKRGGNFCIQIYADHIPDKDITSLERDVNALLGGTLDGVHEGNLALSVPARNGMDRLEEVFDGFTERTGIQWYYANIYKNFEDEDDETLLNWWLDS; via the coding sequence ATGGGCGATAGCGAACAGACCGTACTAATCAAGGTGTTCGTGGCGGACGACGATGGTCCTGTCTACGAGGAGCTCCCTGCTCTCCAGAAAGGGCCGAGTACCTATGAGCTGTTGTCCTCCCCAGGCCTGGCACTGAACCTGGCCAAGGGAGACCTGGTCTCGATCATCGATCCTAATACGCCTGCCCAGGTGTTGAAGCGAGGTGGTAATTTTTGCATCCAGATCTATGCAGACCACATTCCCGATAAAGACATCACTTCCCTCGAGCGTGATGTAAATGCTTTGTTGGGGGGGACACTTGATGGTGTTCACGAAGGGAACTTGGCGTTGAGTGTGCCCGCGCGAAACGGTATGGACAGACTTGAGGAAGTCTTCGACGGATTCACCGAAAGGACGGGTATTCAGTGGTATTACGCTAATATCTACAAGAATTTCGAGGACGAAGATGACGAGACGTTGTTGAACTGGTGGTTGGATAGTTAA
- a CDS encoding immunity protein Imm33 domain-containing protein, with the protein MIYNYHEAPPSREQAEVCKRYEVSPKAPEDRVAIALDRLKESPIYGVRIECPEGGRVSWFFYCGEYSEEDDFYQVIHTRHLHEELPEVVNYLYLPEGSKFIIDREGYEDVWFEE; encoded by the coding sequence ATGATATACAACTACCACGAAGCCCCGCCCAGCCGCGAGCAGGCTGAAGTATGCAAACGCTACGAGGTATCGCCGAAGGCACCGGAAGATCGTGTGGCGATTGCTTTGGACAGGCTCAAGGAAAGCCCTATCTATGGTGTGCGTATCGAGTGTCCGGAAGGTGGCAGGGTAAGTTGGTTCTTTTATTGCGGTGAGTACTCTGAGGAGGATGACTTTTACCAGGTCATCCACACGCGGCACTTACACGAAGAACTGCCCGAGGTGGTGAACTATCTGTACCTGCCTGAGGGAAGCAAGTTCATCATCGACCGGGAAGGCTACGAAGATGTCTGGTTCGAGGAGTGA
- a CDS encoding NTF2 fold immunity protein, producing the protein MSAVDTLKGFLEAMLAWEVSLNSKKRSSDYKEHSDFRDQINKGVREELAAIFDTFLTERAVADFGKAKMDTLGTGRPPEYEQEILADTLTPEGKGVSVETLRDKGLKKRFKYVFVESPEGLRLSEVYILRGEQEGWARRSSV; encoded by the coding sequence ATGTCGGCAGTAGACACGTTGAAGGGCTTTCTTGAGGCCATGCTGGCTTGGGAGGTTTCACTGAACTCCAAAAAGCGAAGCTCGGATTATAAGGAACACTCAGATTTTCGTGATCAGATCAACAAGGGGGTGAGAGAAGAACTGGCCGCGATCTTCGATACATTTCTTACTGAACGAGCGGTTGCTGATTTTGGTAAAGCAAAGATGGATACGCTTGGGACCGGTCGGCCGCCCGAGTATGAGCAAGAAATTCTTGCGGATACATTGACCCCTGAGGGCAAGGGGGTGAGTGTTGAAACGCTTCGTGATAAAGGGTTGAAAAAACGGTTCAAATATGTGTTTGTTGAATCTCCAGAAGGGCTCAGGTTGAGTGAGGTATATATACTCCGCGGTGAACAAGAGGGGTGGGCGCGTAGATCTTCAGTCTAG